The proteins below are encoded in one region of Pan paniscus chromosome 4, NHGRI_mPanPan1-v2.0_pri, whole genome shotgun sequence:
- the LOC117980334 gene encoding putative POM121-like protein 1-like → VQENPDDQRTVPEVTGDAWSAFRPLWDNGGLSPFLPRPGPLQTDLHAQSSEIRYNQTSQTSWASSCTKRNAISSSYSSTGDLPGLKQRRGPASSHCQLALSSSNTVSEDGPQAVSSGHSHCENNADTAPGQTLAPTGGSPRSKASRPRINSALHVEDKAISDCRPSRPSHTLSSLATGASGGSAVSKAPTMDAQQDRPKSQDCLGLVAPLASAAEVPSTAPVSGKKHRAPGPLFSSDPLPATSSHSRDSAQVTSLIPAPFTAASMDAGMRMNAGMRRMFCVQNCLRGLGLCLLVFFFFFFFFLLTWASFSF, encoded by the coding sequence GTCCAAGAAAATCCTGATGATCAGAGAACAGTCCCCGAGGTCACCGGGGATGCATGGTCTGCATTTCGGCCCCTGTGGGACAATGGAGgcctctctccctttctgccCAGGCCCGGGCCTCTGCAGACAGACCTCCATGCCCAGAGCTCAGAAATCAGATATAATCAGACATCCCAGACCTCCTGGGCGAGCTCGTGCACCAAACGAAATGCCATCTCCAGCTCCTACAGCTCCACGGGAGACTTGCCGGGGCTAAAGCAGAGGAGGGGGCCAGCCTCATCCCACTGCCAGCTGGCCCTCAGTTCCTCAAACACAGTGAGTGAGGACGGACCTCAGGCTGTCTCTTCGGGTCACAGCCACTGTGAAAACAATGCAGATACAGCACCAGGGCAGACACTCGCCCCCACCGGTGGCTCCCCCAGATCCAAGGCCTCTAGGCCCCGCATCAACAGTGCACTGCACGTTGAGGACAAGGCCATCTCGGACTGCAGACCCTCACGGCCTTCCCACACTTTGTCCTCACTTGCAACAGGGGCTTCTGGTGGGTCTGCCGTTTCTAAAGCACCCACTATGGATGCACAGCAGGACAGACCCAAGTCCCAAGACTGCCTGGGCCTAGTGGCCCCCCTAGCATCTGCTGCAGAGGTCCCCTCTACAGCTCCCGTGTCTGGAAAGAAGCACAGAGCACCAGGACCCCTGTTCTCCTCAGATCCCCTTCCTGCCACCTCTTCCCACTCCCGGGACTCAGCCCAGGTCACCTCGCTGATTCCTGCCCCCTTCACAGCTGCAAGCATGGATGCCGGCATGAGAATGAATGCCGGCATGAGAAGAATGTTTTGTGTTCAAAATTGTTTGAGGGGTTTGGGTTtatgtttgttggttttttttttttttttttttttttttttgcttacatGGGCATCCTTCAGCTTTTAA